From a single Kryptolebias marmoratus isolate JLee-2015 linkage group LG17, ASM164957v2, whole genome shotgun sequence genomic region:
- the adam11 gene encoding disintegrin and metalloproteinase domain-containing protein 11 isoform X2, producing the protein MLAVRCLLFAAVCARCAETGSPAGPRGQLRLEEERVRPKRLVQQSHAEEELLHNHLDTRTRGPPAGQQQPTHLAQSSFLVEAFGSSFILDLELNHNLLSTDYVERHFEDGQLSETMGGEHCYYHGRVRGLPDSWVALSTCHGLQGMFSDGNFSYGIEPVDSGEKDHLVYRMPDLDLFQLSCPGCFTNSSEPEGKTDGHSKRDDDLKDGEEQHILRRSKRQARRGQRTVQTETKYIELMVVNDYELFVQLRRMVPQTKIFAKSVVNMADLIYKEQLKTRISLVAMETWSTENKIAVVDDALLTLRDFMKYRKESIKERCDAVHLFSGRTFMSSRSEAAYIGGICSLTRGGGINEFGSVSPMAITLCQSLGQNIGMLRVKKRPAAGGCRCPDQWLGCIMEDTGYYLSRRFSSCSIDEYHRFLQQGGGSCLFNKPTKLLDPSECGNGYVEPGEECDCGSLVECAQSGASCCKKCTLPHNAMCSNGLCCRDCKYELRGVTCRDAVNDCDIPETCTGDSSQCPHNVHKLDGYTCDTGQGRCYGGRCKTRDGQCRALWGYNSADRFCYEKLNSEGTDKGNCGLDPSSQEWVPCNKQDVLCGLLLCTNLTERPRIGELQGKVTSLTVHHQNRYMDCRGGHAVLDDGMDLGYVEDGTPCGPNMMCLERRCLAVTTFNLSSCPGSSSSHVCSHHGICSNEVKCICDPDYTGKDCSVFDPIPTLTPADGPEKYRGPSGTNIIIGSVAGAILVAAIILGGTGWGFKNIRKGRSSGV; encoded by the exons ATGCTGGCTGTGAGATGCCTGCTGTTCGCCGCAGTGTGTGCAAGGTGCGCCGAGACAG GGTCCCCCGCAGGTCCGAGGGGACAGCTGAGGCTCGAGGAGGAGAGGGTTCGGCCCAAACGGCTCGTGCAGCAGAGCCACGcggaggaggagctgctccACAACCACCTGGACACCCGGACCAGGGGCCCCCCGGCTGGCCAGCAGCAG CCCACCCATCTGGCCCAGAGCAGCTTCTTGGTGGAAGCCTTCGGTTCATCCTTCATCCTTGACCTGGAACTCAACCA CAATCTCCTGTCTACAGATTATGTGGAGCGTCACTTTGAGGATGGGCAGCTATCAGAAACTATG GGAGGGGAACACTGCTACTACCATGGGCGAGTGCGGGGGCTGCCCGACTCCTGGGTGGCTTTGTCCACCTGTCACGGCCTTCA agggaTGTTTTCTGACGGCAACTTCTCCTATGGGATCGAACCTGTTGACAGCGGAGAG AAGGACCACCTCGTATATCGAATGCCCGACTTAGACCTCTTCCAACTTTCCTGTCCAG gttgCTTCACGAACAGCTCTGAGCCTGAAGGGAAAACAGATGGCCACAGTAAAAGAGACGACGACCTAAAGGATGGAGAAGAGCAACACATTCTGAGACGCTCAAAGAGACAA gCGAGGCGAGGCCAGCGCACCGTTCAGACGGAGACCAAGTACATCGAGCTGATGGTCGTCAACGATTACGAGCTG tttgtacAGCTCCGTCGAATGGTCCCTCAGACGAAGATTTTTGCCAAATCAGTGGTGAACATGGCAGATTTG ATCTACAAGGAGCAACTCAAGACTCGCATCAGCCTGGTCGCCATGGAAACCTGGTCGACTGAAAACAAGATCGCCGTTGTGGACGACGCCTTGCTCACCCTGCGGGACTTCATGAAGTACAGGAAGGAGAGCATCAAGGAGCGCTGCGACGCCGTGCACCTCTTCTC AGGGAGGACGTTCATGAGCAGCCGCAGCGAGGCGGCTTACATCGGCGGCATCTGTTCGCTGACCCGCGGTGGAGGCATCAATGAG TTTGGGAGCGTGAGTCCGATGGCCATCACTCTGTGTCAGAGTTTAGGACAAAACATCGGGATGCTTCGGGTCAAGAAGCGACCGGCTGCAG GAGGCTGCAGGTGTCCAGATCAATGGCTGGGCTGCATCATGGAGGATACAGG CTACTACCTGTCCAGGAGGTTCTCCAGCTGCAGCATCGATGAATACCATCGGTTCCTCCAGCAGGGAGGAGGCAGCTGCCTCTTcaacaaacccacaaag cTGTTAGACCCTTCGGAGTGTGGCAATGGATATGTGGAGCCAGGAGAGGAATGTGACTGTGGGTCGCTGGTG GAGTGCGCTCAAAGTGGCGCCAGCTGCTGTAAGAAGTGTACTCTTCCCCACAATGCCATGTGCAGCAACGGGCTCTGCTGCAGGGACTGCAAG TACGAGCTCAGAGGGGTGACGTGCCGCGATGCTGTAAACGACTGCGACATCCCCGAGACCTGCACAGGAGACTCCAGCCAG TGTCCTCACAATGTCCACAAACTGGATGGTTACACGTGTGACACAGGCCAG GGTCGTTGCTACGGAGGTCGCTGTAAGACCAGAGATGGACAGTGCAGGGCTCTGTGGGGTTACA aCTCTGCTGACAGATTTTGTTATGAGAAGCTGAACTCTGAGGGCACAGACAAAGGAAACTGTGGCCTCGACCCCAGCAGTCAGGAATGGGTGCCGTGCAACAAACA AGATGTTCTGTGCGGGTTGCTGCTTTGCACAAATCTGACAGAAAGGCCGCGGATCGGTGAACTGCAGGGAAAGGTCACCAGTCTGACTGTCCACCATCAGAACCGATACATGGACTGCAG GGGAGGTCATGCGGTGCTGGATGACGGTATGGATCTGGGCTACGTGGAGGATGGGACTCCGTGTGGGCCTAACATGATGTGTTTGGAGCGCCGCTGCCTCGCCGTCACCACCTTCAACCTCAGCTCGTGTCcgggctcctcttcctcacacgTCTGCTCCCACCACGGG ATTTGTAGTAACGAGGTGAAGTGCATCTGTGATCCTGACTACACCGGGAAGGACTGCAGCGTGTTCGACCCCATTCCCACCCTAACCCCAGCAGATGGACCAGAAAAGTACAGAG GTCCCAGTGGTACCAATATCATAATAGGTTCAGTTGCTGGTGCGATTCTGGTAGCAGCGATAATCCTGGGGGGAACAGGCTGGGGATTTAA AAACATCCGAAAGGGAAG ATCTTCGGGAGTTTGA
- the adam11 gene encoding disintegrin and metalloproteinase domain-containing protein 11 isoform X1: MLAVRCLLFAAVCARCAETGSPAGPRGQLRLEEERVRPKRLVQQSHAEEELLHNHLDTRTRGPPAGQQQPTHLAQSSFLVEAFGSSFILDLELNHNLLSTDYVERHFEDGQLSETMGGEHCYYHGRVRGLPDSWVALSTCHGLQGMFSDGNFSYGIEPVDSGEKDHLVYRMPDLDLFQLSCPGCFTNSSEPEGKTDGHSKRDDDLKDGEEQHILRRSKRQARRGQRTVQTETKYIELMVVNDYELFVQLRRMVPQTKIFAKSVVNMADLIYKEQLKTRISLVAMETWSTENKIAVVDDALLTLRDFMKYRKESIKERCDAVHLFSGRTFMSSRSEAAYIGGICSLTRGGGINEFGSVSPMAITLCQSLGQNIGMLRVKKRPAAGGCRCPDQWLGCIMEDTGYYLSRRFSSCSIDEYHRFLQQGGGSCLFNKPTKLLDPSECGNGYVEPGEECDCGSLVECAQSGASCCKKCTLPHNAMCSNGLCCRDCKYELRGVTCRDAVNDCDIPETCTGDSSQCPHNVHKLDGYTCDTGQGRCYGGRCKTRDGQCRALWGYNSADRFCYEKLNSEGTDKGNCGLDPSSQEWVPCNKQDVLCGLLLCTNLTERPRIGELQGKVTSLTVHHQNRYMDCRGGHAVLDDGMDLGYVEDGTPCGPNMMCLERRCLAVTTFNLSSCPGSSSSHVCSHHGICSNEVKCICDPDYTGKDCSVFDPIPTLTPADGPEKYRDLREFELLLPAVSSSSRSEETEPRCLPLYEPSDLFLFHSLTLLS; the protein is encoded by the exons ATGCTGGCTGTGAGATGCCTGCTGTTCGCCGCAGTGTGTGCAAGGTGCGCCGAGACAG GGTCCCCCGCAGGTCCGAGGGGACAGCTGAGGCTCGAGGAGGAGAGGGTTCGGCCCAAACGGCTCGTGCAGCAGAGCCACGcggaggaggagctgctccACAACCACCTGGACACCCGGACCAGGGGCCCCCCGGCTGGCCAGCAGCAG CCCACCCATCTGGCCCAGAGCAGCTTCTTGGTGGAAGCCTTCGGTTCATCCTTCATCCTTGACCTGGAACTCAACCA CAATCTCCTGTCTACAGATTATGTGGAGCGTCACTTTGAGGATGGGCAGCTATCAGAAACTATG GGAGGGGAACACTGCTACTACCATGGGCGAGTGCGGGGGCTGCCCGACTCCTGGGTGGCTTTGTCCACCTGTCACGGCCTTCA agggaTGTTTTCTGACGGCAACTTCTCCTATGGGATCGAACCTGTTGACAGCGGAGAG AAGGACCACCTCGTATATCGAATGCCCGACTTAGACCTCTTCCAACTTTCCTGTCCAG gttgCTTCACGAACAGCTCTGAGCCTGAAGGGAAAACAGATGGCCACAGTAAAAGAGACGACGACCTAAAGGATGGAGAAGAGCAACACATTCTGAGACGCTCAAAGAGACAA gCGAGGCGAGGCCAGCGCACCGTTCAGACGGAGACCAAGTACATCGAGCTGATGGTCGTCAACGATTACGAGCTG tttgtacAGCTCCGTCGAATGGTCCCTCAGACGAAGATTTTTGCCAAATCAGTGGTGAACATGGCAGATTTG ATCTACAAGGAGCAACTCAAGACTCGCATCAGCCTGGTCGCCATGGAAACCTGGTCGACTGAAAACAAGATCGCCGTTGTGGACGACGCCTTGCTCACCCTGCGGGACTTCATGAAGTACAGGAAGGAGAGCATCAAGGAGCGCTGCGACGCCGTGCACCTCTTCTC AGGGAGGACGTTCATGAGCAGCCGCAGCGAGGCGGCTTACATCGGCGGCATCTGTTCGCTGACCCGCGGTGGAGGCATCAATGAG TTTGGGAGCGTGAGTCCGATGGCCATCACTCTGTGTCAGAGTTTAGGACAAAACATCGGGATGCTTCGGGTCAAGAAGCGACCGGCTGCAG GAGGCTGCAGGTGTCCAGATCAATGGCTGGGCTGCATCATGGAGGATACAGG CTACTACCTGTCCAGGAGGTTCTCCAGCTGCAGCATCGATGAATACCATCGGTTCCTCCAGCAGGGAGGAGGCAGCTGCCTCTTcaacaaacccacaaag cTGTTAGACCCTTCGGAGTGTGGCAATGGATATGTGGAGCCAGGAGAGGAATGTGACTGTGGGTCGCTGGTG GAGTGCGCTCAAAGTGGCGCCAGCTGCTGTAAGAAGTGTACTCTTCCCCACAATGCCATGTGCAGCAACGGGCTCTGCTGCAGGGACTGCAAG TACGAGCTCAGAGGGGTGACGTGCCGCGATGCTGTAAACGACTGCGACATCCCCGAGACCTGCACAGGAGACTCCAGCCAG TGTCCTCACAATGTCCACAAACTGGATGGTTACACGTGTGACACAGGCCAG GGTCGTTGCTACGGAGGTCGCTGTAAGACCAGAGATGGACAGTGCAGGGCTCTGTGGGGTTACA aCTCTGCTGACAGATTTTGTTATGAGAAGCTGAACTCTGAGGGCACAGACAAAGGAAACTGTGGCCTCGACCCCAGCAGTCAGGAATGGGTGCCGTGCAACAAACA AGATGTTCTGTGCGGGTTGCTGCTTTGCACAAATCTGACAGAAAGGCCGCGGATCGGTGAACTGCAGGGAAAGGTCACCAGTCTGACTGTCCACCATCAGAACCGATACATGGACTGCAG GGGAGGTCATGCGGTGCTGGATGACGGTATGGATCTGGGCTACGTGGAGGATGGGACTCCGTGTGGGCCTAACATGATGTGTTTGGAGCGCCGCTGCCTCGCCGTCACCACCTTCAACCTCAGCTCGTGTCcgggctcctcttcctcacacgTCTGCTCCCACCACGGG ATTTGTAGTAACGAGGTGAAGTGCATCTGTGATCCTGACTACACCGGGAAGGACTGCAGCGTGTTCGACCCCATTCCCACCCTAACCCCAGCAGATGGACCAGAAAAGTACAGAG ATCTTCGGGAGTTTGAGTTGCTTCTCCCTGCTGTCTCGTCTTCCTCACGCTCCGAGGAGACAGAACCGAGATGTCTTCCACTTTATGAGCCATCagacctttttctgtttcattctcTGACCTTGTTGAGTTGA